A single window of Narcine bancroftii isolate sNarBan1 chromosome 1, sNarBan1.hap1, whole genome shotgun sequence DNA harbors:
- the LOC138751547 gene encoding achaete-scute homolog 4-like, protein MALTSPGYVYQLEPESYDSLLERIPFADAPCMQVDPPLSADLSGLQTSSEPPRLRHPDEMSIVPYPEAFTSDAFSGWHYFPQIPFQSPFSAVYDYSYEPAFIRKRNERERQRVKCVNEGYARLRQHLPQELSEKRLSKVETLRAAISYIKELQSLLRLHADHVQKEPVGDAVPQATGAVETGGVAAAENHSVYRVCGNSQPR, encoded by the coding sequence ATGGCTCTGACATCCCCGGGCTACGTGTATCAGTTGGAGCCGGAAAGTTACGACAGTCTGCTGGAGAGGATCCCTTTCGCCGACGCGCCCTGCATGCAGGTGGACCCGCCGCTCTCCGCCGACCTGTCCGGGTTGCAGACAAGCTCCGAGCCGCCGCGACTCCGACACCCCGATGAGATGTCGATCGTGCCCTACCCCGAAGCATTCACCAGCGACGCTTTCTCTGGCTGGCACTACTTCCCTCAGATCCCCTTCCAGAGTCCATTCAGTGCTGTCTACGACTACTCCTACGAGCCCGCCTTCATCCGCAAGCGCAacgaaagggagagacagagggtgAAGTGCGTGAACGAGGGCTACGCCCGGCTGAGGCAGCACCTCCCGCAGGAGCTCTCCGAGAAAAGACTCAGCAAAGTGGAAACCCTAAGGGCCGCTATCAGCTACATCAAGGAGCTGCAGTCTCTGCTACGGCTGCACGCCGACCATGTGCAGAAGGAGCCGGTCGGTGACGCCGTTCCCCAGGCAACCGGCGCCGTGGAAACAGGCGGAGTGGCAGCCGCAGAGAACCACTCAGTTTACAGAGTGTGTGGAAACTCGCAGCCCAGGTAA
- the c1h11orf16 gene encoding uncharacterized protein C11orf16 homolog — protein sequence MPAISPLLRFHGFPTLFGRVRDTKITFVVDTSQSMHGHLGAIKFHLKEALLAKAYTTPDSGFNIVEFSNKVTKWCDCMVTCNPQTIFSAMQWFQSLSCAQGRDLLSALTAAFDDPVCEAFYLVTNGLPDNMLKDIFHVLPYISHGRPIHTFYLSDKWIDGETREFLQETSRLTQGSAHLIKLNNCGAIKQVAPIYPASTLISGPQYSDLKYCTTKTPLEKSPFTDSCIEYSDAEAFHMHPVNLNSPMDSASIYKYTDPWVGLLGSSRLVFGASVLARQESDGFFHMGTIKQEVRKGLFLIEFEKSTLDQDSKCQSFVQQTAIYDIIQHNEAMRHSVVQGDKILAPWESDGVRYGPGIVVFGIETRDPLQVMEDDEISVKFWNGKTVKVSKNVAVWIPPAMYERILQELLAPLLSRQHPRADKLTACHNVCLQRPQTELACVCNFGPVNIQPSCSAFPGLDPSYNYWHGFYHGFHSLPVHLPCYCFPEVISPAGWWPLTSKCTNSKACDQDELEKKIALQLQELDVPKKNSSNENLLSSSEDSDSSPETSKPALEDRAVNTDSLLEKRRIKARDRPEWRYWSQSHQEPHRRKPETSLSSRLRSAPDFSHLESSTQLQNLGPTNCNAMFESIDHGCPQKKVTMKEVLTHQKQQTTSSTGMQGPPIQERLGESQLSRDRRNREAVQRSRMIKLHHHLWEKDREQQCEEKYQSIQENHREKVLQRLENNFKQMQEREQKLEKMERAKRCLHQKTQSRIQSIAQEDKETEDRRLAHLQQVTTRKNMREAERMKANEIKNIRLQEARRKRVEQHNKMVAKKFHEAESKAD from the exons ATGCCGGCAATTTCCCCCCTTCTGCGATTCCATGGATTTCCCACGCTGTTTGGACGCGTTAGGGATACGAAGATCACCTTTGTGGTCGACACGTCGCAGAGTATGCACGGCCACCTCGGCGCCATCAAGTTTCACCTCAAGGAAGCACTTTTGGCTAAGGCTTACACCACACCGGACAGTGGCTTTAATATTGTGGAATTTTCCAATAAG GTAACCAAATGGTGTGACTGTATGGTAACATGTAACCCACAGACTATTTTCAGTGCAATGCAGTGGTTTCAATCACTTAGCTGTGCACAGGGCAGGGATCTGCTCAGTGCATTAACAGCTGCATTTGATGACCCAGTATGTGAGGCTTTTTACCTGGTGACAAACGGTCTACCTGACAACATGTTAAAGGATATTTTTCATGTGCTACCATACATATCCCATGGTCGTCCAATACACACCTTCTACTTGTCTGACAAATGGATAGATGGTGAAACTCGAGAGTTTCTGCAGGAAACCAGCAGGCTCACCCAGGGCAGTGCCCATCTCATTAAACTTAACAACTGTGGAGCGATCAAACAG GTGGCTCCCATTTATCCCGCAAGCACCTTAATCTCTGGGCCTCAGTACTCTGATCTGAAGTACTGCACTACCAAAACCCCACTGGAGAAAAGTCCATTCACTGACTCATGTATAGAATATTCTGATGCAGAAGCTTTTCACATGCATCCAGTGAATTTGAACAGTCCAATGGATTCTGCaag CATCTACAAATATACTGATCCATGGGTGGGACTTCTTGGATCAAGTCGCTTGGTTTTCGGAGCTTCTGTCCTGGCAAGACAAGAGTCTGATGGATTTTTTCACATGGGCACAATCAAGCAGGAG GTAAGAAAAGGACtcttcctgattgagtttgagaAATCTACTCTGGATCAAGATAGCAAGTGTCAAAGCTTTGTGCAGCAGACTGCAATTTATGACATTATACAGCACAATGAAGCGATGAGGCATTCTGTGGTCCAAGGCGACAAGATATTAGCACCTTGGGAATCAGATGGAGTCCGATATGGTCCTGGAATAGTTGTATTTGGTATTGAAACTAGAGATCCTTTGCAAG TGATGGAAGATGATGAAATCTCTGTAAAGTTCTGGAATGGGAAAACTGTGAAGGTTTCCAAAAATGTAGCCGTTTGGATTCCACCTGCTATGTATGAAAGAATTctacaggagctgttagctccaTTATTAtccaggcagcacccaagggctGATAAATTAACTGCTTGCCATAATGTTTGTCTGCAAAGGCCCCAGACTGAGTTGGCTTGTGTATGCAACTTTGGACCAGTGAACATCCAGCCCTCGTGTTCAGCTTTTCCTGGACTGGACCCATCTTACAATTATTGGCATGGGTTCTATCATGGCTTCCATTCTTTGCCCGTCCACCTTCCATGTTACTGTTTCCCAGAAGTGATTTCTCCTGCAGGATGGTGGCCATTAACTTCAAAATGTACTAACTCAAAAGCTTGTGACCAAGATGAGTTGGAAAAGAAAATTGCTTTGCAGCTTCAGGAATTAGATGTACCGAAGAAGAATAGTTCTAATGAAAACTTGCTGTCTTCATCTGAAGATTCTGACAGTAGCCCAGAGACAAGTAAACCTGCTTTGGAAGATAGGGCAGTGAATACAGACTCTCTGTTGGAGAAGCGGAGAATCAAAGCAAGAGACAGGCCTGAATGGAGATATTGGAGCCAAAGCCACCAAGAGCCACATCGAAGGAAACCAG AGACTTCATTGTCAAGTCGTTTGAGAAGTGCACCTGACTTCAGTCATCTGGAATCTTCCACGCAGCTTCAGAACCTTGGACCAACAAATTGCAATGCAATGTTTGAAAGTATTGACCATGGATGTCCACAGAAGAAAGTCACAATGAAAGAAGTTCTGACCCACCAGAAGCAACAGACTACATCTTCCACTGGG ATGCAAGGTCCACCAATTCAAGAACGTTTAGGAGAGAGTCAGTTGTCACGTGACCGTCGGAATCGGGAGGCTGTGCAGAGATCCAGAATGATAAAGCTGCACCATCATCTGTGGGAGAAAGACAGAGAGCAACAATGTGAGGAGAAGTATCAAAGCATCCAGGAAAACCACAG GGAGAAAGTACTTCAACGTCTGGAGAATAATTTTAAACAGATGCAAGAAAGAGAGCAGAAGTTGGAGAAAATGGAGAGAGCCAAACGGTGTTTGCATCAGAAGACTCAAAGCAGGATCCAGTCTATTGCTCAGGAGGACAAGGAGACAGAAGATCGCAGGTTGGCGCATCTCCAGCAGGTGACCACAAGGAAGAATATgagggaggcagagagaatgaaagcaaatgaaataaaaaataTCCGGCTGCAG